A single Carnobacterium inhibens subsp. inhibens DSM 13024 DNA region contains:
- the rsmH gene encoding 16S rRNA (cytosine(1402)-N(4))-methyltransferase RsmH — MTAFNHETVLLRETVDGLSLSPEGIYVDCTLGGAGHSEYLLSQLNGNGHLFAFDQDERAIENAKVRLAEYVDKGMVTFIKSNFRHIKEELTNLGINEVDGILYDLGVSSPQLDEAERGFSYHQDAPLDMRMDTDAPLTAKEVINEWSYQDLIRIFYRYGEEKFSKQIARKIEAAREIKPIETTNELVELIKAGIPAPARRKGGHPAKRVFQAVRIAVNDELSSVEDSLEQAIDLLAIGGRISVISFHSLEDRIVKSIFKDHSKGPELPRGLPVIPEEFLPELKLITRKPILPSEEELEVNNRSRSAKLRIAEKQNKLI; from the coding sequence ATGACAGCATTTAATCATGAAACAGTTTTATTGCGAGAAACAGTCGATGGGCTGTCGTTATCTCCAGAGGGCATTTATGTTGATTGCACTCTAGGCGGAGCCGGTCACAGTGAATATTTATTATCACAATTGAATGGAAACGGGCATTTATTTGCTTTTGACCAAGATGAACGTGCAATTGAAAATGCAAAAGTTCGATTGGCTGAGTATGTTGATAAAGGTATGGTTACCTTTATCAAATCAAATTTCCGTCATATTAAAGAAGAATTAACAAATCTTGGTATAAATGAAGTAGATGGTATTTTATACGATTTAGGTGTTTCTTCTCCGCAATTAGACGAAGCAGAACGAGGTTTTAGTTATCATCAAGATGCACCTTTAGATATGCGAATGGATACCGATGCTCCCCTGACAGCTAAAGAAGTGATCAATGAATGGTCATACCAAGATCTAATAAGAATTTTTTATCGTTATGGTGAAGAAAAGTTTTCAAAGCAAATTGCTCGTAAAATTGAAGCGGCGAGAGAAATCAAGCCAATAGAAACAACTAATGAGTTAGTAGAATTAATTAAAGCAGGTATACCTGCACCAGCCAGAAGAAAAGGCGGACATCCTGCGAAACGCGTTTTCCAAGCCGTACGTATTGCAGTGAATGATGAATTGTCATCTGTTGAAGATTCCTTGGAACAAGCTATTGATTTGTTAGCAATAGGTGGTCGTATCAGCGTGATTTCTTTTCATTCACTTGAAGATCGAATTGTTAAGTCTATTTTTAAAGATCACTCCAAAGGTCCTGAATTGCCACGTGGTTTACCAGTTATTCCAGAAGAATTTCTACCAGAATTAAAATTGATTACTAGAAAGCCAATTTTACCTTCAGAAGAAGAATTAGAAGTAAACAATCGCTCAAGAAGTGCCAAATTACGAATTGCAGAAAAACAAAATAAACTAATTTAA
- the ftsL gene encoding cell division protein FtsL, with the protein MPLESNLARNIEIEVPFQPQVAPTPKKEKIHTPLTKRIGITKGEKLLISSVLIVLFALIAVSISLEITIASTNRTLQDTTTSIAESTTVNDNLKQEVQELSRYDRVYEIANKFGLEMNEENVRNVIK; encoded by the coding sequence ATGCCATTAGAAAGTAACCTAGCTAGAAATATTGAAATCGAAGTACCTTTTCAGCCGCAGGTAGCTCCTACTCCTAAAAAGGAAAAAATACATACTCCTTTAACTAAAAGAATAGGCATCACAAAAGGTGAGAAACTACTTATTAGTTCTGTCTTAATTGTTTTATTTGCTTTAATCGCTGTCAGTATTTCGTTAGAGATTACGATTGCTAGTACCAACCGTACATTGCAAGACACAACAACATCTATTGCCGAGTCAACGACTGTCAATGATAATTTGAAACAAGAAGTTCAAGAATTATCTCGATATGATCGTGTATATGAAATAGCAAATAAATTCGGCCTAGAAATGAATGAAGAAAATGTTAGGAATGTTATAAAATGA
- a CDS encoding penicillin-binding transpeptidase domain-containing protein, which translates to MVKGEVNGEDLSQNLNNLYTRSSVLEANRGTIYDVGGESVAMDATSYSLVAVLTDKWSNAEELQHVTDKQKTAEALEKHISMSKEEILTKLNQEDLDQVEFGEAGKNLSYDTKKDIEEENLPGIVFEETPTRLYPNGIFASHLVGYAALPSGEKEDVSSTDLTGMMGIELAYDDILKGTDGKTIYQKDSFGYVIPNSKVETTEPVNGDDIYLTIDKRMQVYMENVMSEIDEKYDPAMATATLINPETGAIIAASQRPTFNGTTKEGIDQLWQNLLVENTYEPGSTMKILTLAAAVSEGVFDPNEYFKSGVKNVSGGPIHDHDPNGWGTISYLEGLARSSNVAFANLMEKMSPETWKEYMDAFGIGQTTDSGLANEAKGSVAFNYPLEQANTAFGQGLTVTAFQMLQAFTAVANDGQMMKPQFISKIVDSDTGEETVIEPEVVGEPISEEVADQTLEYLKEVVYNKNGTGVGYQIDGYEIAAKTGTAEIVNPETKQYYSGGTNYIYSVAAMVPADDPKLILYITVKQPKIKDGSTTGSGVVKEIYHPIMKRALEYLALGEEEDAEANSVEMPKATGISKEEALKSLEDTQLNVTVVGNGDTIVQQLPLPNETTIENQRIVLMTNGAMTMPDMMGWSKNDVLKVSEITGLEFTFEGEGYVVSQSLEPNANMHGADKITIVLETPQE; encoded by the coding sequence ATGGTAAAAGGTGAAGTCAACGGAGAAGATTTATCCCAAAACCTAAACAATTTATACACAAGAAGTAGCGTACTAGAAGCAAACCGAGGAACCATATACGATGTTGGGGGGGAATCGGTTGCTATGGACGCTACTTCTTATTCTTTAGTGGCGGTTTTAACGGATAAATGGTCTAATGCTGAGGAACTTCAACATGTAACTGACAAACAAAAAACTGCTGAGGCATTAGAAAAACATATTTCAATGAGCAAAGAAGAAATATTAACTAAATTAAATCAAGAAGATCTTGATCAAGTTGAATTTGGTGAAGCAGGAAAAAATCTATCCTATGATACAAAAAAAGATATTGAAGAAGAAAATTTACCGGGTATTGTTTTTGAAGAAACACCTACAAGGCTTTACCCTAATGGAATATTTGCTTCGCATTTAGTCGGTTATGCTGCATTACCTTCAGGAGAAAAAGAGGATGTTTCTAGCACAGACTTAACAGGCATGATGGGTATTGAGCTTGCTTATGACGATATATTGAAAGGTACAGATGGAAAAACAATTTACCAAAAAGATAGTTTTGGATATGTTATCCCAAACTCTAAAGTAGAAACAACTGAGCCTGTAAACGGAGATGACATTTATCTTACTATAGATAAACGCATGCAAGTTTACATGGAGAATGTTATGAGTGAAATTGATGAAAAATATGATCCAGCTATGGCAACAGCAACATTGATCAATCCTGAAACTGGAGCGATTATTGCTGCATCTCAAAGACCGACATTTAATGGAACTACAAAAGAGGGTATTGATCAATTGTGGCAAAATTTATTGGTAGAAAATACCTATGAACCAGGATCTACAATGAAGATACTCACTTTGGCAGCTGCTGTCAGTGAAGGAGTTTTTGATCCAAATGAGTACTTTAAATCAGGAGTAAAAAACGTTTCAGGAGGACCAATTCATGATCACGATCCAAACGGTTGGGGTACTATATCCTACTTGGAAGGTTTAGCGCGTTCAAGTAATGTGGCATTTGCTAACCTAATGGAAAAAATGAGTCCAGAAACTTGGAAAGAATATATGGATGCATTCGGAATTGGCCAAACGACTGATTCTGGTTTAGCAAATGAAGCTAAAGGTTCAGTTGCTTTTAACTATCCTCTAGAACAAGCTAATACAGCGTTTGGACAAGGGTTAACCGTAACTGCATTTCAAATGCTGCAGGCTTTTACTGCTGTAGCAAATGATGGGCAAATGATGAAACCACAATTTATTAGTAAAATCGTTGATTCCGACACAGGGGAAGAAACCGTCATTGAGCCGGAAGTTGTTGGGGAACCTATAAGTGAAGAGGTAGCGGATCAAACATTAGAGTATCTAAAAGAAGTCGTTTATAACAAAAATGGTACAGGAGTGGGCTATCAAATTGATGGTTACGAAATTGCTGCAAAAACTGGAACTGCAGAAATTGTCAATCCTGAAACAAAACAGTATTATAGTGGTGGAACAAATTATATTTATTCTGTAGCAGCTATGGTTCCGGCAGACGATCCAAAACTAATACTCTACATCACCGTGAAACAGCCTAAAATTAAGGATGGAAGTACAACGGGTAGTGGAGTAGTAAAAGAAATTTATCATCCTATTATGAAACGGGCATTAGAATATTTAGCTTTAGGTGAAGAAGAAGATGCTGAAGCTAATTCAGTCGAAATGCCAAAAGCTACTGGAATATCAAAAGAAGAAGCCTTAAAATCATTAGAAGATACTCAGTTAAATGTGACCGTTGTTGGAAATGGTGATACAATAGTACAGCAATTACCGTTACCAAACGAAACAACTATTGAAAATCAACGCATCGTTTTGATGACGAATGGTGCGATGACTATGCCTGATATGATGGGGTGGTCAAAGAATGATGTGTTGAAGGTTTCAGAAATTACAGGATTGGAATTTACTTTTGAGGGTGAAGGGTATGTAGTTAGTCAAAGCCTAGAACCAAATGCAAATATGCATGGTGCAGATAAAATTACTATAGTATTAGAAACTCCACAAGAATAG
- a CDS encoding UDP-N-acetylmuramoyl-L-alanyl-D-glutamate--2,6-diaminopimelate ligase, producing MKAIELIKPLKTTKYSMDFSDNLEIANITQDTREVEPGSLFICIIGSVKNGHELASEAVQKGAVLIVASEPIEVSVPVVYVNNTMKAMAHLAAAFYDYPSQDLRVIGVTGTNGKTTVTHLLDYIFHDHKEKTGVIGTMYRRIGSKVFETKNTTPDSITLQKTLNEMRKSEVKTCSMEVSSHSLVQGRVWGTDFDVAIFTNLSQDHLEYHHTMEKYAEAKSLLFSQLGNGYEQGNPKFAILNFDDPVGRSYEEKTAATVFSYGIDQPADFKATDLSITNKGTRFNLNFENRVYEVQLQLVGKFNVSNALAAIAGAYAAGLDLPSIIQSISEISGVRGRFEIVKGEHDFAVIVDYAHTPDGLLNVLNAVNEIKVGNVFCVVGCGGDRDRTKRPIMADIAQKNSDRVIFTADNPRTEDPIEILKEMVSGLSADTYQLIPDRREAIQAAIQQAKSNDIVLIAGKGHEDYQIIGTEKHHFDDVEEAEKAIKIKNKDK from the coding sequence ATGAAAGCAATTGAATTGATCAAACCATTAAAAACTACAAAGTACTCAATGGATTTTTCCGATAATTTGGAAATAGCTAACATTACCCAAGATACGAGAGAAGTTGAACCTGGTTCACTTTTTATTTGTATTATTGGTTCTGTTAAGAATGGACATGAATTGGCTAGTGAAGCTGTTCAAAAAGGAGCAGTATTAATTGTGGCAAGCGAACCCATAGAGGTTTCAGTTCCAGTTGTATATGTAAATAACACAATGAAGGCTATGGCTCATTTAGCAGCTGCTTTTTATGATTATCCTAGCCAAGATCTACGTGTAATAGGTGTAACCGGTACAAATGGAAAGACGACTGTTACTCATCTTTTGGATTATATATTCCATGATCACAAAGAAAAAACTGGAGTTATCGGAACGATGTATCGCCGTATTGGTTCTAAAGTGTTTGAAACAAAGAATACGACCCCAGATAGTATTACTCTTCAAAAAACATTAAATGAAATGCGGAAAAGTGAAGTGAAAACCTGCTCGATGGAAGTCTCTTCACATTCATTGGTTCAAGGAAGAGTATGGGGGACGGATTTTGACGTTGCTATTTTTACTAACCTAAGTCAAGATCATTTAGAATATCATCATACGATGGAAAAATATGCTGAAGCGAAAAGCTTGTTGTTCTCACAATTAGGAAATGGGTACGAACAGGGCAATCCTAAGTTTGCTATCCTGAATTTTGATGACCCAGTCGGCAGAAGCTATGAAGAAAAAACAGCTGCTACTGTTTTTTCTTATGGAATTGATCAACCTGCTGACTTTAAAGCTACTGATTTAAGTATCACAAACAAAGGAACACGTTTTAATTTAAATTTTGAAAATCGTGTTTACGAAGTACAATTACAATTAGTTGGTAAATTCAATGTATCAAATGCATTAGCAGCAATTGCTGGAGCCTATGCTGCGGGTCTTGATTTGCCTTCTATTATTCAATCGATTAGTGAAATAAGCGGTGTAAGAGGACGTTTTGAAATTGTCAAAGGTGAACATGATTTTGCAGTTATCGTTGATTATGCACACACACCAGATGGGTTGCTAAATGTTTTAAATGCTGTAAATGAAATTAAAGTTGGTAATGTATTTTGTGTAGTAGGTTGTGGTGGAGACCGCGACCGCACGAAACGACCAATAATGGCTGATATTGCACAAAAGAACTCTGATAGGGTCATTTTCACAGCGGATAATCCAAGAACAGAAGATCCTATTGAGATATTAAAAGAGATGGTCTCAGGTTTAAGTGCAGACACTTATCAATTGATTCCGGATAGAAGAGAAGCTATCCAAGCAGCTATACAACAAGCCAAATCAAATGATATTGTGTTGATTGCAGGAAAAGGTCATGAAGATTATCAAATCATCGGCACTGAAAAACATCATTTTGATGATGTTGAAGAAGCTGAAAAAGCAATTAAAATAAAAAACAAAGATAAATAG
- the mraY gene encoding phospho-N-acetylmuramoyl-pentapeptide-transferase, whose protein sequence is MQWTEMIVAIVSSFALTIMAMPIVIGFFRTKQLGQTTRDEGPKWHEVKTGTPTMGGVVFLVAAIISTIWVALWQDVFSLGIGLSLFILVLYGLLGFLDDFIKVFKKRNLGLTSKQKLIGQILGGVLFFAAYLYDGLPTELNLYFLGTIDIGWFYGLFIIFWLVGFSNAVNLTDGLDGLVAGTASIAYGAYAIIAWNQQQTDILIVCLTVIGGLIGFFFFNKKPAKIFMGDVGSLALGGGLAAVSILLHQEWSLLLIGLVFVMETASVMIQVTSFKLRGKRVFKMSPIHHHFEMSGWSEWRVVVTFWSIGLVAAVLCLLIVL, encoded by the coding sequence ATGCAATGGACAGAAATGATAGTTGCAATTGTGAGTAGTTTTGCTTTAACTATTATGGCAATGCCGATCGTGATTGGATTTTTTAGAACAAAACAATTAGGCCAAACAACAAGAGATGAAGGGCCTAAGTGGCATGAAGTAAAAACAGGAACACCTACAATGGGAGGCGTCGTGTTTTTAGTAGCTGCTATTATTTCGACTATTTGGGTTGCCTTGTGGCAGGACGTCTTTTCTTTAGGAATTGGTTTATCTTTATTTATTCTTGTTTTATATGGATTGCTTGGATTCTTAGATGACTTCATTAAAGTATTTAAAAAGAGAAACCTTGGATTAACATCTAAACAAAAATTAATTGGACAAATACTTGGAGGAGTTTTATTTTTTGCAGCGTATCTTTATGATGGGCTTCCAACAGAATTGAATCTTTATTTCTTAGGTACAATCGACATTGGTTGGTTCTATGGATTGTTCATTATTTTTTGGCTGGTTGGGTTTTCAAATGCCGTTAACTTAACAGACGGGCTAGATGGTCTAGTAGCCGGAACGGCAAGTATTGCATATGGAGCATATGCGATTATTGCGTGGAATCAACAACAGACGGATATTTTAATTGTTTGTTTAACTGTAATCGGAGGATTGATTGGCTTTTTCTTTTTTAATAAAAAGCCAGCTAAAATATTCATGGGTGATGTTGGGTCATTAGCTTTAGGCGGTGGATTGGCTGCTGTTTCTATTTTATTACATCAAGAGTGGTCACTTCTATTGATTGGTTTGGTGTTTGTTATGGAAACGGCCAGCGTTATGATCCAAGTTACTTCTTTCAAGTTGAGAGGTAAAAGAGTGTTTAAAATGAGCCCAATTCATCACCACTTTGAAATGAGTGGTTGGAGTGAATGGCGTGTTGTAGTAACTTTCTGGTCCATTGGATTAGTAGCTGCAGTATTATGTCTATTAATTGTTCTATAA
- the murD gene encoding UDP-N-acetylmuramoyl-L-alanine--D-glutamate ligase, translating into MKNIKRYEHKKVLVLGLALSGVNAAKLLHALGALVTVNDYKNFDENPQAQELLESGIRVVTGGHPVELLDEDFEWVVKNPGIMYNNPIIVKAIEKGIPVITEVELAYEVAESTIIGITGTNGKTTTTTMIAELLNAGRSKGHAYVAGNIGTPASLVAQKATADDEIVMELSSFQLMGITELKPHIAVITNIYSAHLDYHGTRDEYVTAKMNITKNQTEKDYLILNWDQLELRKLAKQSKAQIIPFSRKEFLENGVYLQDGVIYYQREPVMAKETILVPGEHNVENAMAAIAVAKLLNQENGVIRNSLENFAGVKHRTQFVMELEERRFYNDSKATNTLATENALKGFDVPIILLAGGLDRGNDFDDLIPTMSNKVKALIVFGETAMKLSEAGKKAGIETIIPVQNVEAAVPVAYELSEPNDVILLSPACASWDQYRSFEVRGDAFIHSVEQVAEEVTAAEEE; encoded by the coding sequence ATGAAAAACATAAAACGATATGAACATAAAAAAGTATTGGTTTTAGGCTTAGCTTTAAGTGGAGTAAATGCCGCTAAATTATTACACGCACTAGGTGCTTTAGTAACGGTAAATGATTACAAAAATTTTGATGAAAATCCTCAAGCACAAGAGTTGTTAGAATCAGGTATACGAGTTGTCACAGGGGGGCATCCTGTTGAATTATTAGATGAAGATTTTGAATGGGTTGTGAAAAACCCAGGAATCATGTACAACAATCCCATTATTGTGAAAGCAATCGAAAAAGGTATACCCGTCATAACCGAAGTTGAATTAGCTTATGAAGTAGCTGAAAGTACGATTATTGGAATTACAGGTACAAATGGTAAAACAACCACTACGACAATGATTGCTGAGTTGTTAAATGCGGGACGTTCAAAAGGACATGCATACGTAGCTGGAAATATTGGTACGCCTGCAAGTCTTGTGGCTCAAAAAGCGACAGCAGATGATGAAATCGTTATGGAATTGTCTAGTTTCCAATTAATGGGAATTACAGAATTAAAGCCACACATCGCAGTGATAACAAATATTTACTCTGCTCATTTAGATTACCATGGTACAAGAGATGAATATGTAACGGCTAAAATGAATATTACTAAAAACCAAACAGAAAAAGATTACCTCATATTAAATTGGGACCAACTCGAATTAAGAAAGCTAGCGAAACAAAGCAAAGCTCAAATTATTCCATTCTCTAGAAAAGAATTTTTAGAAAATGGTGTTTATTTACAAGATGGCGTTATTTATTACCAACGAGAGCCTGTTATGGCAAAAGAAACTATTTTAGTTCCTGGTGAGCATAATGTTGAAAATGCGATGGCAGCTATCGCAGTGGCTAAGTTATTGAATCAAGAGAATGGCGTTATTCGAAATAGTTTAGAAAATTTTGCGGGTGTAAAACACCGTACACAATTTGTAATGGAGTTGGAAGAAAGACGTTTTTACAATGATTCAAAAGCCACCAATACATTGGCAACTGAAAATGCTTTAAAAGGTTTTGATGTGCCGATAATCTTATTAGCTGGTGGATTAGATCGTGGAAATGATTTTGATGATTTGATTCCAACAATGAGCAATAAAGTAAAAGCCCTGATTGTTTTTGGGGAGACAGCAATGAAGTTAAGCGAAGCAGGCAAAAAAGCTGGGATAGAAACAATTATTCCAGTTCAAAATGTCGAAGCAGCAGTTCCAGTAGCTTATGAATTAAGTGAACCAAATGACGTGATTTTGTTATCTCCCGCTTGTGCTAGCTGGGATCAATACCGAAGTTTTGAAGTTCGTGGAGATGCCTTTATTCACTCCGTAGAGCAAGTAGCAGAAGAAGTAACAGCAGCAGAGGAGGAATAG
- the murG gene encoding undecaprenyldiphospho-muramoylpentapeptide beta-N-acetylglucosaminyltransferase — protein sequence MKILLSGGGTGGHVYPALALMRRIQEVDPTAEFLYVGTEKGLESRIVKDYGIPFASVEIKGFKRSLSLDTFKTIQLFISSIKQAKKIVKNFQPDVVIGTGGYVCAPVVYAASKLGIPSVIHEQNSVAGITNKFLARYVTKIAICFEEAKNDFAKYAEKVVFTGNPRAQEVSNVQKKAALEAYNLDSEKPTVLIFGGSRGAKRINDAFIEALPMLATKDYQVLMVTGDVHYEKIKNQLTQINNDKFNVSVVSYISNMPEVFTTVSLVVSRSGATTLAELTALGLPSVLIPSPYVTNDHQTKNAESLVNKQAATLIKETELTGESLVQTLDELMLNPEMRQEMAGNAKQSGMPFASDTLIEVINQIVKK from the coding sequence ATGAAAATTTTATTATCCGGTGGAGGAACTGGTGGACATGTCTATCCAGCACTCGCACTAATGCGTCGAATACAAGAAGTAGATCCAACAGCCGAATTTTTATATGTCGGAACAGAAAAAGGATTAGAGAGCAGAATTGTAAAAGATTATGGTATTCCTTTTGCATCTGTAGAAATAAAAGGATTCAAACGCTCGCTGTCTCTTGATACTTTTAAAACGATTCAGCTGTTTATTAGTAGTATTAAGCAAGCAAAAAAAATTGTTAAAAACTTTCAGCCTGATGTCGTTATCGGAACTGGAGGGTATGTATGTGCCCCTGTAGTATATGCTGCATCAAAGTTAGGAATTCCTAGCGTTATTCATGAACAAAATAGCGTTGCAGGTATAACAAATAAATTTCTTGCACGTTATGTGACCAAAATTGCCATTTGTTTTGAAGAAGCAAAAAATGACTTTGCTAAATATGCTGAAAAGGTTGTTTTTACTGGTAATCCTAGAGCACAAGAAGTAAGTAATGTACAAAAAAAAGCAGCTTTAGAAGCTTACAATTTGGATTCAGAAAAACCAACGGTATTAATTTTTGGTGGAAGTAGAGGAGCCAAAAGAATCAATGATGCATTTATCGAAGCTTTGCCTATGTTAGCTACTAAAGACTATCAAGTTTTAATGGTTACTGGTGATGTACATTATGAAAAAATTAAAAATCAGTTGACTCAAATCAATAATGACAAATTTAATGTCTCAGTTGTATCTTACATTTCCAATATGCCAGAAGTATTTACTACTGTTTCACTAGTTGTTTCAAGAAGTGGGGCTACGACATTGGCAGAACTTACAGCATTAGGTTTGCCAAGTGTATTGATTCCTAGTCCGTATGTTACGAATGATCATCAAACAAAAAATGCAGAAAGTTTAGTCAATAAGCAAGCTGCAACGTTAATAAAAGAAACAGAACTAACTGGTGAAAGTTTAGTTCAAACATTGGATGAACTAATGCTAAATCCGGAAATGCGCCAGGAAATGGCCGGAAATGCTAAGCAAAGTGGTATGCCTTTTGCTTCTGATACATTGATTGAAGTAATAAACCAAATAGTTAAAAAATAA
- a CDS encoding cell division protein FtsQ/DivIB produces the protein MNKKKKNQSSFKLHLPPFKKVGTSKTTNNGNQSFSVNKKKEQVSKKPQSLEHTLPKLKKQRQKNLLTRLITLILLFSFAILIVVYFISPLSKVDMVSVSGTKEVADQEIIDVSQIKSGKNLWGIFFERKNISKMVLADLPQVKAMEISLSGLNDYTIKVEEYKTVAYLAEDNKYYNILENGKIVNESRKVSIGNPPIFKNFEENKALILMIDQYKAINETTQNSISEIEYTPDDIDDYLIKIYMNDGNEVIASIPSFAEKMVYYPDMVKKIGDQKGTFNIEVGAYFSPFQYNDKKKDEENAQKTTPEENSVEIDLEEAGE, from the coding sequence ATGAACAAGAAAAAAAAGAATCAATCATCATTTAAGTTGCATCTGCCTCCATTCAAAAAAGTTGGAACGAGTAAAACAACTAATAATGGTAATCAATCTTTTTCTGTTAACAAAAAGAAAGAGCAAGTAAGTAAAAAGCCTCAATCATTAGAGCACACGTTACCAAAATTAAAAAAGCAACGTCAAAAAAATCTTCTTACACGGTTGATTACGCTTATTTTATTATTTTCATTTGCAATTTTAATAGTTGTATATTTTATAAGTCCTTTAAGTAAGGTAGACATGGTATCTGTTAGTGGTACAAAAGAAGTAGCAGATCAAGAAATAATTGATGTCAGCCAGATTAAATCCGGGAAAAATCTATGGGGAATTTTCTTCGAAAGAAAAAATATCTCTAAAATGGTCTTAGCTGATTTGCCACAAGTAAAAGCTATGGAGATTTCTTTGAGTGGATTAAATGACTACACTATAAAAGTTGAAGAATATAAAACAGTGGCTTATTTAGCTGAAGACAATAAGTATTACAATATTCTAGAAAATGGCAAAATTGTAAATGAAAGTAGAAAAGTATCAATAGGAAATCCTCCAATATTCAAGAACTTTGAAGAAAATAAAGCTTTAATTTTAATGATTGATCAATATAAAGCGATTAATGAAACGACTCAAAATAGTATTTCAGAAATTGAGTATACTCCTGACGATATTGATGACTATCTTATTAAAATCTACATGAACGATGGAAATGAAGTAATTGCTTCTATTCCTTCTTTTGCTGAAAAAATGGTTTATTATCCTGATATGGTGAAAAAAATTGGGGATCAAAAAGGAACTTTTAATATAGAAGTAGGCGCATATTTTTCTCCTTTTCAATACAATGACAAGAAAAAAGATGAAGAGAATGCTCAAAAAACAACTCCTGAAGAAAATAGCGTTGAAATCGATTTAGAAGAAGCAGGAGAGTAG
- the ftsA gene encoding cell division protein FtsA: protein MGNTEMYVSLDIGTTSIKVVVAEYINGQMNIIGVGNEKSEGLNRGIIVDIDKTVQSINKAIKQAEQKANVDIYNVIVGIPSNSVEIEACHGMIAVSGENREITETDVQNVLAAAMVKSVPPEREILTILPEEFIVDGFDGIKDPRGMIGVRLEMHAIMITGPKTILHNTKRCVEKAGLNIQNIVLQPLAASSITMSSGERDFGTILVDMGGGQTTASVMHDHQLKYTYVDQEGGDYVTKDISVVLNTTVENAERIKRDYGYALPEETSQEEKFPVEVIGKNQPVKIDERYLSEIIEARLVQIFEKIKTELDKVGARELPGGLIITGGAAALPGIVELAEDIFEIPVKLYIPNQMGMRYPTFTTGIGLIQHEANLDEIHQIVKEYQLGIAKNEDTSHHTKLEYPSDHIEDSSLEFKKVKPIKKEKKSEDKWSSKAKSFISNFFD, encoded by the coding sequence ATGGGAAATACTGAAATGTATGTAAGTCTAGATATTGGAACCACTTCAATAAAAGTAGTTGTAGCTGAATACATCAATGGACAAATGAATATTATTGGAGTAGGAAATGAAAAATCAGAAGGCTTAAATCGCGGAATTATCGTAGACATCGATAAAACTGTACAATCAATTAATAAAGCTATTAAACAAGCTGAACAAAAAGCTAATGTGGATATTTATAATGTTATTGTTGGAATTCCAAGTAATTCTGTTGAAATAGAAGCTTGTCACGGAATGATAGCAGTATCAGGAGAAAATCGTGAAATCACTGAAACAGATGTCCAAAATGTTTTGGCAGCTGCAATGGTCAAATCGGTTCCTCCAGAAAGAGAAATTTTGACTATATTACCAGAAGAATTTATTGTTGACGGATTTGATGGAATCAAAGATCCAAGAGGAATGATTGGCGTTCGATTAGAAATGCATGCTATCATGATCACTGGACCAAAGACCATTTTACATAACACAAAACGTTGTGTTGAAAAAGCTGGTTTAAACATTCAAAATATTGTCTTACAACCTTTAGCTGCTAGTAGTATAACAATGTCTAGCGGAGAAAGAGATTTTGGTACCATCCTTGTTGATATGGGAGGCGGTCAAACAACTGCTTCAGTTATGCATGATCACCAATTGAAATACACTTATGTAGATCAAGAAGGCGGAGATTACGTAACAAAAGACATATCCGTTGTATTAAATACTACTGTTGAAAACGCAGAAAGAATCAAGCGTGATTATGGATACGCTTTGCCAGAAGAAACTTCTCAAGAAGAAAAATTTCCAGTAGAAGTGATTGGCAAGAACCAACCAGTAAAAATTGACGAACGCTACTTATCAGAAATTATTGAAGCTCGGTTGGTTCAGATTTTTGAAAAAATCAAGACTGAGTTAGATAAAGTAGGAGCAAGAGAATTGCCAGGGGGACTTATTATAACTGGTGGAGCTGCTGCTTTGCCTGGTATAGTAGAACTGGCTGAGGATATTTTTGAAATCCCAGTGAAATTATATATACCAAATCAAATGGGTATGCGTTACCCTACATTTACTACAGGAATAGGCTTGATTCAACACGAAGCTAATTTAGATGAAATTCATCAGATAGTGAAAGAATATCAATTAGGAATTGCTAAAAATGAAGATACATCTCATCATACTAAATTAGAGTATCCTTCAGACCATATTGAAGATAGTTCTTTAGAATTTAAAAAAGTAAAACCTATCAAAAAAGAAAAGAAAAGTGAAGACAAATGGAGTTCTAAAGCTAAAAGCTTTATCTCAAATTTCTTTGATTAA